Proteins co-encoded in one Tachysurus fulvidraco isolate hzauxx_2018 chromosome 17, HZAU_PFXX_2.0, whole genome shotgun sequence genomic window:
- the LOC113651481 gene encoding C-C motif chemokine 4-like isoform X2, whose protein sequence is MRNLMALLFLLSLCGLHLVFSAPTGLDYKTVCCGGTTTMRIPERNIVKYWGTSSNCPIKAIVFETPKNKFCLNPKTAWVIKYMKEHPNSATTSL, encoded by the exons ATGAGGAACCTCATGGCTCTGCTGTTTCTGCTGTCGCTCTGCGGTCTTCATCTGGTGTTTAGCG ctccAACCGGTTTAGACTACAAGACTGTCTGCTGTGGAGGCACAACTACAATGAGGATCCCAGAAAGGAACATTGTTAAATACTGGGGGACCAGCAGCAACTGCCCCATTAAGGCTATTGT CTTTGAGAccccaaaaaataaattctgcCTGAATCCTAAAACCGCTTGGGTCATTAAGTACATGAAGGAACACCCCAACTCTGCGACAACAAGCCTCTGA
- the LOC113651481 gene encoding C-C motif chemokine 4-like isoform X6, whose translation MRNLMALLFLLSLCGLHLVFSAPNGLDYKTQCCEGTTTMRVPDKFIVKYWWTSSNCPIKAIVFETPIKKFCLNPKTSWVIKYMKEHPNSATTSL comes from the exons ATGAGGAACCTCATGGCTCTGCTGTTTCTGCTGTCGCTCTGCGGTCTTCATCTGGTGTTTAGCG ctccAAACGGTTTAGACTACAAGACTCAGTGCTGTGAAGGCACAACTACAATGAGGGTCCCAGATAAGTTCATTGTGAAATACTGGTGGACCAGCAGCAACTGCCCCATTAAGGCTATTGT CTTTGAGACCCCAATAAAGAAATTCTGCCTGAATCCCAAAACCTCTTGGGTCATTAAGTACATGAAGGAACACCCCAACTCTGCGACAACAAGCCTCTGA
- the LOC113651481 gene encoding C-C motif chemokine 4-like isoform X1 — MRNLMALLFLLSLCSLHLVLSAPNGLDYKTQCCEGTTTMRVPDKFIVKYWWTSSNCPIKAIVFETPIKKFCLNPKTSWVIKYMKEHPNSATTSL; from the exons ATGAGGAACCTGATGGCTCTGCTGTTTCTGCTGTCGCTCTGCTCTCTTCATCTGGTGCTTAGCG ctccAAACGGTTTAGACTACAAGACTCAGTGCTGTGAAGGCACAACTACAATGAGGGTCCCAGATAAGTTCATTGTGAAATACTGGTGGACCAGCAGCAACTGCCCCATTAAGGCTATTGT CTTTGAGACCCCAATAAAGAAATTCTGCCTGAATCCCAAAACCTCTTGGGTCATTAAGTACATGAAGGAACACCCCAACTCTGCGACAACAAGCCTCTGA